The Candidatus Poribacteria bacterium DNA window GCCTCGGACGAGTCGATAGAAGCATTCGGTCGCCCCGCCGGATACGCGGAACAGGACGAAGTTCGCGTCGGATCGGAACGGCTCGAATCGGCTGTCACTCACCATCGCGGCGAAGACGCGGTCGCGCTCCGCGACGATGCGCTTTGCCTGTTCTCGCACGGCAGCGCTGTGTCGCAGTAGGATGCCGGCTGCCGCCTGGGAAAACGCGTTCACGTTGTAGGGCAACCGCACCTTGTTGACGCAGCCGATCCACTCCGGGCGGGCTGCCATGTAGCCGACCCGCAGACCCGCGATGCCGTACGCCTTTGAGAACGTCCGAAGGACGATCAGGTTCACGTGGTCGCGGAGGAGCGCGATGAAGCTCAGCCCGGAGTACTCGAAGTAGGCTTCATCCGACACGACGAGAACGTCCTCGCGGCGCAGCAGCGACTCGACGATGGTCGCGTCCCAGCAGTTGCCGGTGGGATTGTTCGGATAGCTGAGGAAGACGATGTTCGTGCTATCCCTTCGGAGCGCTCCGAGCAACGCGTCGGCGTCGATCTCGAACCGGTCGTCGAGCGGCACGCCGACGTACTCGACGCCATGCCCCTGGCTCAGGATGCGGTACATCGAGAAGGTCGGTTCCGGCGACAACACGCGGCAGTCCGGGCGACCCAGCGCCTGGATGAGGTAGGAGATCAGCTCGTCGGACCCGTTGCCGACTGCGACCCAACCGGGATCGAGCCGAAGGCGCTCCGCCAGGGCTCCTCGCAACTCGACGGTGTCCGCGTCCGGGTACCGGTTCGGCGGCATCGCTGCGAAGAGCTCAGCGATCTCGTTTCTAGCTGATTCCGGCAGATCGAACGGGCTCTCGTTGGCATCGAGCTTGACCTGGTGCGGCACAGGCTCCACGTGGTACGGCTGCAGTGCAGCCAGGTCGTCTCTGAGGAAGCGCGCCGAGACCGTTGGGCGTTCTTGCACGGGCTTTGAGCTCAGGTAGGCGGGTTCTGGTTCCTGCGTCGGATCGTGGCGGAGGCGGCGTGTCCCTCCAGCCCTTCCGCGTGCGCCAATGCTACGATCGCGTCCGTCACACGGTCAAGCGCCTGCGGTGTGTAGGCGAGCAGGTTCGTCGTCTTGAGGAAGTCCGCGACGCACAGCGACGAATAGAACCGCGCGGTTCCCCCGGTCGGAAGGACGTGGCTCGGACCTGCGACATAGTCTCCTACGGCTTCCGGCGTGGACTCGCCGACGAAGACCGCCCCCGCGTTGCGTATCCTCACGGCGACGGGCATCGGGTCTCGCGTGAGCACCTCGACGTGCTCCGGCGCGACCTCGTTCGCGATCCCGATGGCGGCGTCTATATCCGACACGACCAGACACGCCCCGAACGATTCAAAGGAGCCGCGTATCTCCTCCTGCCGCGGGAGCGTCTCGACCTGCGACCGAAGTTCCTCGCAGACCGATTCCGCCAATGCCTTCGATGTCGTGACGAGGACCGCCGACGACCGCGCGCCATGCTCCGCCTGTGAGATGAGGTCGGCTGCGACATAGGCGGGAGTCGCCGTGTGATCGGCGATCACGAGGACTTCGCTGGGACCCGCCAGCTTGTCGATATCGACGATCCCGACGACCTCGCGCTTGGCAAGCTGTACGTAGTCTCCGCCGGGCCCGACGACCTTGTCGACGCGCGGGATGCTGCGCGTGCCGTAAGCCATGGCGGCGATCGCGGGAACGCCGGCGCACGCATAGACCTCCTCGATGCCGCACTCGCGCGCCGTCACGAGCATACCAGGATGCACCCCCCCAGTGCGTTGGGGCGGCGCTGCCAGCGCGATCTCCGAGACGCCGGCGACCTGTGCCGGGATCGCGTTCATCATCAACGACGAGAAGAGCGTCGGGGGGCAGTAGACCCCGACTCGACGGAGCGGAAAGACCATCTGTCCGAGCAGGGAACCGTCGGGCTCGGTCATCATCCAGGAGCGCGAGAGCTGCTTCTCGTGGAACGAGCGTATGTTGCCGATTGCCAACCGCACGGCGTCGAGGAACGCGTCGGTGACGTGGGAGTAGGCGCGCTCCATGTCCTCGATCGACACGCGTAGCTCATTAGGCGCGTCCGGGGAGTCGAACATGCGGGTAAACTCGCGGCAAGCGTCGTCGCCGTCTAAGCGGACGCGCGCGATGATCTCCCGAACCGACGACAGCAGGCTTCTGTCACCGAATCCGCCACGCTGGGACATCCGCGCGAGGAAACGCTCGGCTTCGGGGCTCGGGAAGGTGATGGTCGGCAGCATGCGTTTGCCCTGTTTTCCGGGATCGAGACGATGGCGGAATGCTAACGTCCACGACAGGCACGGTCAACAGCGGACGCTTGCCTTCGGCAATCCGGTGTGGTACAAGTGTTCTAGCCGATCCGACGGCGCGCCGGAGTGGTGAAATTGGCAGACACAGGAGACTCAAAATCTCCCGACTCTTAGCGGTCGTGTCGGTTCGAGTCCGACCTCCGGCACCACATCACACACGACGCAGCCACAAGTCCCGACTAGCTCAACTCGACCGTTCGACCTGTTGACGCACTCTCCACGGCGGCGTACGCGATACGGATCGACCTCAGGTTGTCGCGTCCGCTGGTCATGGGTTCTCTGCCGTCGTTGAGCGCGCGCATCAACTCGCCCATCGACCCGCCGAAGGCATCCGGGAACCAACTGCCCTCGATGTGGAAAGTCTGACGGCGCTCCGGCTCGTCTAACAGACAGACCGTCATCTCGTTGCCGGAGACCATGGCGCTGCCCAGCGTGCCGTCCGCGATCCAGTCGTACCGATGGAGCCCACGGACGCGCACGATGTTGTTGAAGTGGCTCATCGCCATCACTTGGCGTTCTGGCGCGAACTCCATCAGGATCGTATGGCACATGGGCGACACCGCCGCTTGTCCCGGCTGCATCGTCGCCGTCGCCTTGACGCGCAGTGGATCGAGACCCGTGTAGTACCGGCACAGGTCAATGTAGTGAATGCCGTGGTCGATGATGTTGAAGTCTTTGAGAGCCACGAACCAGGAGCCCGGCGCGTCCTGAAACGACCGATGGAAGTGCGTGATGCAGTAGACATGCCCAAGAACGCCCCGGTCGAGGATGACCTTCAGAGCTCGGTGCGCTGGAGCCCATCGCGCCTGCTGGTTCACCATGAGCGGAACGGACGCCTGCCGGCACAACTCGACCATGCGAGTCGCAGCCGCCCAGTCCATCGCAAATGGTTTCTGGCTCAGAATGCCCAACAGGTGTCGCGGACGCCTCGCGCAGATATGTTCGACGATGGGAAGGCGCTGGGAACCGTGTACCGCGAGGTCGATGATCTGGACCTCGGGGTTCTCAAGCATGTCGTCGATGCTGGTCGTGACGCGCGGGACGCCGAACCGCTCCTGGACCTGCTTCACGGCGGATTCGACGACGTCGCACGCCGCCACGACTCGATAGCCGAACCGCTGGTAGGCGGGAAGGTGGGCTCCCCGGACGATGCCGCCGCAGCCGATGAACCCGATGCCGTAGTCTTTGCGGTCGGGCGGCGTCGGTTGGTACTCCTCGGGACGCAGATCGATGGTCGGCATGGCAGGGCTCCTGTGGGGTCGGACGGACGCGACGGGCTCAGAATAGCCGACTGGAGGCAACCCGTCACGCGCCGGTCTGCGCCAGGAACTGCGGATCGGTTCTTGAGTCGCCGGCTTCATCCCGGTATGATCGCGCCAACACGGCTTTCGTGCGGTTCCCCGCCATGACGAAGGGCTAGAGATGAAACTGATCCAGTACCACCAACCCGGTGAAGGCAAGCGGGTCGGAGTCGTCACTCGCGAGAACGTCGTGATCGATGTCACGACGGATGAGTGCCCGACGGTGTTGTCGCTGCTCGAGACGTCTGCGCGGGAACAGGTGAGTCTGAACATCCTCGTCGGTGAGATGCAAGAACGCGCGTCGCAGGGACGCCCCGTGGTAGCTCCGTGGGAGCGCGACTCGGTTCCCAGCCTTCGGTACGAGGACTTGGACAACGCGCCGTCGCCCGAGGAACGGCATCTGCTCCTGCCGCTCGACCCACCCGAGGTGTGGGGCTGCGGAGTCACCTACAAGCGCAGTTCCGAC harbors:
- the hisC gene encoding histidinol-phosphate transaminase, with product MGARGRAGGTRRLRHDPTQEPEPAYLSSKPVQERPTVSARFLRDDLAALQPYHVEPVPHQVKLDANESPFDLPESARNEIAELFAAMPPNRYPDADTVELRGALAERLRLDPGWVAVGNGSDELISYLIQALGRPDCRVLSPEPTFSMYRILSQGHGVEYVGVPLDDRFEIDADALLGALRRDSTNIVFLSYPNNPTGNCWDATIVESLLRREDVLVVSDEAYFEYSGLSFIALLRDHVNLIVLRTFSKAYGIAGLRVGYMAARPEWIGCVNKVRLPYNVNAFSQAAAGILLRHSAAVREQAKRIVAERDRVFAAMVSDSRFEPFRSDANFVLFRVSGGATECFYRLVRGGVLVRCLDRPGALSNCLRVTIGTPEENDRFLGALLARD
- the hisD gene encoding histidinol dehydrogenase, which gives rise to MLPTITFPSPEAERFLARMSQRGGFGDRSLLSSVREIIARVRLDGDDACREFTRMFDSPDAPNELRVSIEDMERAYSHVTDAFLDAVRLAIGNIRSFHEKQLSRSWMMTEPDGSLLGQMVFPLRRVGVYCPPTLFSSLMMNAIPAQVAGVSEIALAAPPQRTGGVHPGMLVTARECGIEEVYACAGVPAIAAMAYGTRSIPRVDKVVGPGGDYVQLAKREVVGIVDIDKLAGPSEVLVIADHTATPAYVAADLISQAEHGARSSAVLVTTSKALAESVCEELRSQVETLPRQEEIRGSFESFGACLVVSDIDAAIGIANEVAPEHVEVLTRDPMPVAVRIRNAGAVFVGESTPEAVGDYVAGPSHVLPTGGTARFYSSLCVADFLKTTNLLAYTPQALDRVTDAIVALAHAEGLEGHAASATIRRRNQNPPT
- a CDS encoding Gfo/Idh/MocA family oxidoreductase; its protein translation is MFRLTCSRADVSSSDNTVGHSSVVTSITTFSRVTTPTRLPSPGWWYWISFISSPSSWRGTARKPCWRDHTGMKPATQEPIRSSWRRPARDGLPPVGYSEPVASVRPHRSPAMPTIDLRPEEYQPTPPDRKDYGIGFIGCGGIVRGAHLPAYQRFGYRVVAACDVVESAVKQVQERFGVPRVTTSIDDMLENPEVQIIDLAVHGSQRLPIVEHICARRPRHLLGILSQKPFAMDWAAATRMVELCRQASVPLMVNQQARWAPAHRALKVILDRGVLGHVYCITHFHRSFQDAPGSWFVALKDFNIIDHGIHYIDLCRYYTGLDPLRVKATATMQPGQAAVSPMCHTILMEFAPERQVMAMSHFNNIVRVRGLHRYDWIADGTLGSAMVSGNEMTVCLLDEPERRQTFHIEGSWFPDAFGGSMGELMRALNDGREPMTSGRDNLRSIRIAYAAVESASTGRTVELS